The following are encoded together in the Acanthochromis polyacanthus isolate Apoly-LR-REF ecotype Palm Island chromosome 14, KAUST_Apoly_ChrSc, whole genome shotgun sequence genome:
- the arl5a gene encoding ADP-ribosylation factor-like protein 5A, translating to MGILFTKLWRLFNHQEHKVIIVGLDNAGKTTILYQFSMNEVVHTSPTIGSNVEEIVVNNTHFLMWDIGGQESLRSSWNTYYTNTEFVIVVVDSTDRERISVTKEELYRMLAHEDLRKAGLLIFANKQDVKGCMSVAEISQSLQLTSVKDHQWHIQACCALTGEGLCQGLEWMMSRLRVR from the exons ATGGGGATATTATTTACGAAGCTATGGAGGCTTTTTAATCATCAAG AgcacaaagttattattgtgggccTGGATAATGCTGGCAAGACCACAATTCTTTACCAGTT ttCAATGAATGAGGTGGTACACACTTCCCCTACAATTGGGAGCAACGTGGAGGAGATCGTTGTCAACAACACTCATTTTCTTATGTGGGACATTGGGGGCCAGGAATCTCTTAGGTCATCGTGGAATACatactacacaaacacagag TTTGTAATTGTGGTGGTTGATAGTACAGACAGAGAAAGGATCTCTGTGACCAAAGAAGAACTCTACAGAATGCTAGCACATGAA GATTTGAGAAAGGCAGGACTGCTGATCTTTGCCAACAAGCAGGATGTGAAAGGTTGCATGTCTGTGGCTGAGATCTCCCAGAGCCTCCAGCTTACCTCTGTTAAAGACCACCAGTGGCACATCCAAGCCTGTTGCGCCCTCACTGGAGAGGG GTTGTGCCAGGGTCTTGAGTGGATGATGTCACGGCTGCGTGTGAGATGA